A segment of the Sphingopyxis sp. OAS728 genome:
AGCGCGCGGCGAAGGCCGACGCGGCGGCAATCGCGGCGCGGCACAAGCAGATCGATGATGTCGCGACGATCCTGCCGATGCTTGCCGAAGCTGGCGTGCCGATCATCGCGGGAACCGATGCGGGTTTCCTGAACAGCTATAATTATCCGGGCTTTGGCCTGCATGACGAGGTGGAGCTGTTCCAGCAGAAGGGGCTGACCCCCGCGCAGGCGCTGGCATCGGCAACGCGCGCGGGCCCGGCGTGGTTCGGCTGGCTAGATCGCTATGGTGCGGTGAAGCCCGGCATGGCGGCCGACCTTGTGCTGCTGACGCAGAATCCGCTCGAAGACATCGCCGCGACGCGCGCGATCGATGCGGTGGTCGTGCGGGGCGCGGTGCAGGACCGTGCCGCGCTCGACAAGATGCTGTCCGACACGCGGGCGAAGGTCGCGGCGTGGAATGCGGCGGCTAAGCCTTAAGGGAGGATCGCGCGTGCCGCTTGCCGCGCGCGCCACACGCTCCACAGGGTGAAGAGGCCCATGCCGGCCCAGATGACATTGAGGACCGCCGACGGGATCGCGCCATTGTATCCCGAATTGATAATGAAGCCGCCCGCGCCGACGACGTTCATCCACTGATAGAGATAGCCGCGCGCTTCGAGCCTGCCCATCGACAGCAGGACATAAGCGGCGAGGATGGTCGCGGCGGCGGCCCAGCCGATGGCTTCGATGACGATGATCTCCGCGCTCATGCGCTCCCTCTCCAAATGAAAACGCCCGCCCCGGTGAGGGGGCGGGCGCTCATAGCATCAGCTATATGCGGCGTCAGGCCGCAAGCTTGCGCAACACATAGTGCAGGATGCCGCCGTTCATATAATATTCGACCTCGTTCGCGGTATCGATGCGGCAGAGCGTATCGAAGCTGAAGGTCGAACCGTCGGCGCGCGTGACGTTCACGGTGACAGTCTGGCGCGGCTTGAGGTCCGCGACGCCGGTGATCGTGAACTGGTCGTCGCCCGTCAGGCCCAGCGTCTCGCGGCTCTGGCCGTCGAGGAACTGCAGCGGCAGCACGCCCATGCCGACGAGGTTCGAGCGGTGGATACGCTCGAAGCTTTCGACGATCACGGCGCGGACGCCGAGCAGGTTGGTGCCCTTCGCCGCCCAGTCGCGCGACGAGCCGGTGCCATATTCCTTGCCGGCGATGACGACGAGCGGGGTGCCGTCGGCCTTGTGGCGCATCGCGGCGTCGTAGATCGGCATGACCTCGGCGCCGTAGCGCGACATGCCGCCTTCGATGCCGGGGACCATTTCGTTTTTGATGCGGATGTTGGCGAAGGTGCCGCGCATCATGACGTCGTGGTGGCCGCGGCGGGCGCCGTAGCTGTTGAAGTCGGCCTTGCTAACCTGATGTTCCATAAGCCATTTTCCGGCCGGCGAGTCCGCCTTGATCGAGCCGGCGGGGCTGATGTGGTCGGTCGTGATGCTGTCGCCGAGGATCGCGAGCGGCTTTGCGTTCACGATGTCCGATACCGGCGCCGGGGTCATCGACATGCCCTCGAAATAGGGCGGGTTGGCGACATAGGTCGAGCCCGCGCGCCACTGATAGGTGTCCGACCCCTCGACCGAAATCTTCTGCCAATGCTCGTCGCCCTTGTAGACATGGGCGTAACGCGCCTCGAACATGTCGCGGTCGACCGCACCCTGAACCGTCTCGGCGACTTCCTGGTTGGTCGGCCAGATGTCCTTGAGGAACACGTCGTTGCCCGACTGGTCCTGCCCGATCGGGGTGGTGGTGAAATCCTCGATCACCGTGCCCTTCAGCGCATAGGCGACGACGAGCGGCGGCGAGGCGAGGAAGTTCGCGCGCACGTCGGGCGACACGCGGCCTTCGAAGTTGCGGTTGCCCGAAATCACCGCCGCGGCGACGAGGCCATTCTCGTTGATCGCCTTCGAAATCGGCTCCGCCAGCGGCCCCGAATTGCCGATACACGTCGTGCAGCCATAGCCGACGAGGTTGAAGCCGATATTGTCGAGATGCTTCTGCAGCCCGGCCTTCTCGAGATAGTCGGTGACGACCTGCGACCCCGGGGCGAGCGAGGTCTTGACCCACGGCTTGGGCTTGAGGCCCAGCGCGTCGGCTTTCTTCGCGACGAGGCCCGCGGCGACGAGCACGCCGGGGTTCGACGTGTTGGTGCAGCTGGTGATCGCGGCGATGGTGACGTCGCCGTCGCCGATGTCGAAATCCTCGCCCGCGACCGGAACGCGCGTCTGCGTCTTTTTATAGGTGTTCGCCATGTCGGCGTTGAACACATCGTCGACCTCGGGAAGCGAGACGCGGTCCTGCGGACGCTTCGGCCCCGCGAGCGACGGAACGACGCTGCCGAGGTCGAGTTCGAGCGTGTCGGTGAACACGGGGTCCGCGGCACCATCGACGATCCACAGCCCCTGCGCCTTCGCATAGGCCTCGACCAGCGCGATATTCTCTTCCGAGCGGCCGGTCAGGCGCATGTAATCGAGCGTCTTGTCGTCGACGCCGAAGAAGCCGCAGGTCGCACCATATTCGGGCGCCATATTGGCGAGCGTCGCGCGGTCGGCGAGCGACAGCGAGGCGAGGCCGGGGCCGAAATATTCGACGAAGCGGCCGACGACGCCCTTGGCGCGCAGCATCTGCGTCGCGGTGAGCACGAGGTCGGTCGCGGTGACGCCTTCCTTCAGCGCGCCGGTGAATTTGAAGCCGACGACTTCGGGGATGAGCATCGACACGGGCTGGCCGAGCATCGCGGCCTCGGCCTCGATCCCGCCGACGCCCCAGCCGAGCACGCCGAGCCCGTTGATCATCGTCGTGTGGCTGTCGGTGCCGACGCAGGTATCGGGGTAAGCGACAGTTTCACCCGCGCCGTCCTCGCTCGACCACACCGCCTGCGCGATATGCTCGAGATTGACCTGGTGGCAGATGCCGGTGCCCGGGGGCACCGCCTTGAAGTTCGACAGCGACTTCGAACCCCATTTCAGGAAGTCATAACGTTCGCCGTTGCGATAATATTCGATTTCGACATTCTGTTCGAACGCCTTGGGATGACCGAATTCGTCGACCATGACCGAGTGGTCGATGACGAGGTGGACGGGGACGAGCGGGTTGATCTTGGTCGTGTCGCCGCCGAGCTTTGCGATCGCATCGCGCATCGCGGCGAGGTCGACGACGCAGGGAACGCCGGTGAAATCCTGAAGCAGCACGCGCGCGGGGCGATACTGGATCTCGCGGTTCGAATGCGGGTCCTTCTGCCAGTCGACCAGCGCCTGCACATCATCCTTCGACACGGTGAAGCCGCCATCCTCGAAGCGGAGGAGGTTTTCGAGCAGCACCTTCATCGAGAAGGGCAGGCGCGAAACGTCGCCGAGCTGGGCCGCGGCCTTGTCGAGCGAATAATAAGCGTAGCTCTTGCCGCCGACGTCGAGCGTCGAACGGGTTCCCAGCGTGTCGTGGCCGGTGGTGGTCATAGGATTGCAGTCCCCGTGTTGGCGCGGCGGGGAAATGACGCCGATGCCCGTTCGGGAGAGCGGGGCAAAGCGGAGTCGCACGCGCAGGTTTATGTCCGCGCCGCCTTACGCCGGGGGCGGGGAAATGCAAGGGGGTGGGCTAAGCCGTCACGATCCTACGCGGCCATTCGTCCCAAGTTCGGCCGTCCAATTCTCTGCCATGCTTCGATTTGACTGCGCCTCCCCACTGCTTGAAGTGGAAGGCGACGCGCTGACGCTGACATTGGTCGCGGATTGAGCGTACCCATTCCGAAGCCATCGGCCGGGCGCCCGGTCCGCTTTCGCCTCCGGCAATGACCCAATCGATCTTATCAAGATTCAGGCGTTCAAGAGGGCCAATCAGCGGCTCGCACGATAGGAACTTGATCTTCGCTCCGCTCATCCGGAGTTTATCGATGCGCCACGCGACTTCCTCGTTTTCAACACTGACGCCCATCCAAACGTTGGCTGGCCACTCAATAAGATGGGAAACCTCTGCGAGCCGGTCAGCGCGCTTTGTGAGAATTTGATATGTGTGCCGCGGCGTCGCGCGCATCACTTCAAAAACTTTTTGGATAAACGCCAGCGGAACCCCGTCATGAAACAAATCGGACATGCTGTTTACAAAGACCATCCTTCCCTTTTTCCAAGAATGCGGAGCAGTAAGGGAATTTTCGTCAAGTACGATCTTTCCGGTCCAAACCCGTCGGTTTCCAGACTTTCTCGTCGTTCCTCTGTATTTATCTTGGCCCATGACTTCTAAGCGGGCAGCCATTCTCATGGCGTAGCAATTGGTGCAGCCAGCCGAGAGAACATTGCAGCCAGCTACCGGATTCCAAGTAGCGTCAGTCCATTCGATCGATGATGCGCTTCCCATTATCCGGCTTTCTGGGGGAATGTAGCGAGTGTCTTGTCGGCGAAAGTCCTTTCGCCGTTCCGGCTGGGGCGCCGATCGGCGGGTGGGTTGGCCACGATCTTGCCTTCTGATTCCAATTGATTGAGCACTTGTTTGTAGTTCCTCTCGATGAAGGGCGTGCCTACGTTGTGGGCGTCAAAAATGGCCTTCATGCTGAGTGTTCGGCCTGCAAACTTATCCATCAGGCTTCCAGACAACGTGTCTAATGGACGATTGAGTGAGAACAATAGCGGACATCTGGCATCAGCGGGTGAATATTCGAACGAGGGCACCCCTTGATCTTCGGTCGAGCTTTCTCCTGCCATGATCCCCTTCATTATCGAGTACCCCAAAGGATGCTTTGTAACAAAGACCAAGGCATGAGATGTGCGGCTCCCATCGGGCCTCCGGAAACGGAATGGCAACATATAGGTGGCGCCCATCTCCTGAAGTGCTTGAGCCAACTCTTCTAGAATGAAGGCTTCGCGCTCAACGGGATTGGCGTTCTGAAGATGAGCGCGCATTCGCGCAATGCGCTCTCGTCCAAACAGCGCGTCCATATGATGACGGACTGAGTCGTTGTTAATTCCGGCATTTATTCTGCTATAGTTGAAGAAGAATACGCAATCGCAGCCCCATTCCCGTATGACAGACTGAATTATGCCGCGAGATAGTCCTTTATATCCGAAAGGATCTATGAACGAAAACGTGGGACAGCCCTGCGTGTTCTGGAACATCGTTGTCGCGTCGATGCCGACTTCCGTGCAGAGGACTTTCGGGGCTACTCTGAGCTTATCAATTCCATCAATTTTCTGAAGGGATTCAGCAAGGGAGGCAACGTTTTCTGGATCGGCGTCGTTGAACATCGCAACTAGACGTGAGGCCAGTTCTGGTTCGGCTATCGCTCGTTCTAGCACCATTAGAGGCGTAGATTTAGAACCGTCTTTGTAACGCCCTGGGCCAGCAAACAAGTCAATATATGCGAGCCGTGATATCGGAAGTCGGTTCGCATTCGCGATCATTACTCGGCTCCAAGCGTCAAAATATTTCGACACAATTGCAGCTTTAACAAGAGATTGATCACGTTGCTCGTCGAAGAAAGCGTTTGCCACGATGCCTCCACCCGGAATTTCTCGAACGCGAGATTAGCACGATGAAAACAAAATAAGAACGAAATTTGATCGGCATCGGAGCTTTCGAGAGCGACGTAAGGAAAATAATCCTTTCCTACATTATCCAAATAGGTTCAAAATCATTCCGATTCATTCCATGTGATTCGGGAGATGGAGCTATGGGGCGTGAGGCGGCGCTGGATTCGCGGGGGAAATCGGGGGAGAAGGGCGGCGTGGGAGAGGGGGCCCACCCTGCTGCGACTAGCCAGCGAGCTGGCAAGTCTCGCACCCCCTCCCGCAAGCGGGAGGGGAGCAAGGCGCGCGGCGGGGCTGGGTCCCGGATCAAGTCCGGGGTTCGCGAGCGGGAGAATCCCTTCATGCCGGGACTGCGCGTGCGGTCGGACGGGTGGACGGCGGCGCGGACGCGGGTGTTCCTCGCGACGCTGGGGCGCACGGGGTGCGTCACCGATGCGGCGCGGGTGGCGGGGGTCAGCACGACCTCGGTCAACCGGTCGCGTGCGCTGTTTCCGCCGTTCGACACGGCGTGCGGTGAGGCGATCGCGCGGGCGCTGCGCGGGCTGGAGGCGGTCGCTTACGAGCGCGCGGTTGCGGGGCGCGAGATGGTCGTCATTCGGGACGGGCGCGAGGTCGAGCGGCGGATCATGCCGTCGGATTCGATGCTGGGGCTGCTGATCAAGCGCGGCGACCTGAAAGGCGGCCAGAATCTGCATCTGACGGCCGAGGAGGCCGCGGCCTATGTGCTGCCCGCGGCGGTCGCGCACCGTTTCCTGTCGGTCGACGAGTTTTACGGCGGCATCACCTTTGACGGGCGCGACGGCGGCAAGGTGCAGCGGCCGACGTCCGAGGAGACCGACGCGGCGATCATCGCGCGGCTCGCCATCCTGCGCAAGCAGCGCGGATGGGAGCGCATGTTGTGCGACGAATGCGGCGCGACGATCCACCCGGGTCGGGACGACTAGCCCCGCCGGCCCAGGTTAGCACTCGGGTCAGCACTCAGGTCAGCACTGGGGTCCGCGCTCAGCTCAGCGCATTGTTGATCGTGTTGAAGATGTTCGCGAGATTGAGCCCGAGCGACTGGAAGGCGATGATGCACGCGAGCGCGATCAGCGCGGCGATCAGCGCATATTCGATCGCCGCCGCCGCGTGGTCGTCGCGGAGGAGGTCTGCTGTTCCGATGGTCCGCATGTTCCTGTTCCCTTGTCCTGTGTTCCGTCCATGGTCCCGGGGCGGGAATAGCGCGGCGGGGCTGCGGCTTTTCCTGCGGAAGAGGATTAATGCGCTGATAAGCGAGATAAATGTGGAGCGGACCGGAGCGTGTGATCGGGCCCGGCGGCAGGGGCTGGCCATCGCGCCCGCGCGCTGTCAGGCTGGCGGCGTTTCAGGCCGAAAAATGAGGGATGCGGATCATGCGGTGGACGACGATAGCGATGATGGCGGCCGGGCTGGTCGCGGCGCCCGCGACGGCGCGCGAGGCGGACAAGGTATTGATGTCCGAAAATGCCGAGGCGCGCGCCTTTCAGGAGGCGGTGGGCTATGCCGATGCGGTGATCGCGGGCGACACCATTTACCTGTCGGGCGTGGTCGCGGCGCCGGCGGGCGAGGGCGCGGCGGGGCTCGTCGCGGGCTATGAGCGCGCTTTCAAACATATCGCGGCGACGCTGGCGCGTGCGGGGGCGAGCTGGGACGATGTCGTCGACATCACGACCTTTCACACCGACCTTGCGGCGCATATCGACGGCTTTGCGGCGGTGAAGAACCGCTATGTGAAGGCGCCCCTTCCGGCGTGGACCGCGATCGGCGTGTCGCGATTGTACGAGCCGAGCGCGGTGGTCGAGATCAAGGTCGTCGCGCGGCGCCCGGCGAAATAGGCGCCGCCGGCCTTACCCCGCGGCGATATCGGCAGCGGGATAATCCTCGGCGGACGAGGGGCAGCTGCCCTGTTTCATGATGCTTGGCTGGCCGGGTTCGAACCACTGCGCCGACTGGAAATCCTCGCCATAACCGACGCCGTCATAGATGCAGACCTCGGGCTTTGACCCGTCGGGGGCGATGACGACCGACCAGTTGTAGCGATCCTCGGCGCGCCAAGCGCCGCCCCAGACGAGGAGCCGGCCGCCGGCGACCTTCACGATCGGCAGGCCGAGGCCATTGTCGTCGAACTTGACCGCGGCGCGCTGTTTCGCATCGGGGACGGCGGCGGCGATCGCGGCCTTGACGGCGGGATGATCGAGGAAGCGGTGGCCGTTCACGACGTCGAACGGATATTTGCCGACATAGGCGTCGAGGTCGGCCGCGGCCTCCTTTGCCTGAAGCTGCGGTGCCGCCGCCGCTGCCATCATCATCACGCTCGCAAAAATCGCTGTCCGCACCGCGGGCTTCCTTTCTTTCCCGTTGGAATCGCACTCAAAACAGCAGACGCGCCTTTTGGTTGCAGTGCCGGCGATCACAAGCGGGCTCAGCCACAGGTGGCGGCAAGGCGGACCGGCTTGGGGGTGAAGGTGCGGACGCGGTTGCGGCCCATACGCTTGGCTTCGTAGAGCGCCTGATCGGCCTCCTCCATCAGCGCCGAGAGGGTAGCGCCGGGGGCGCCGATCGCGATGCCGAAGCTGGCGGTCGGGCAGAGCCGGGCGGGGATGCGGTCGGCGCACGCGGCGGCGAGGCCGGTGCGGACCGCCTCGGCGAGCTGGCGCGCGGCCTCTATGCTCGCGCCGGGGACGAGCAGCGCGAACTCCTCGCCGCCGATGCGTCCCGCGACCATGTTCGCGGGGCCGATGGCGCGGGCGTGCGCGCCGAACGCCGCGATGATCGCGTCGCCGACCGCGTGGCCGTGATTGTCGTTGACGCGCTTGAAATGGTCGAGGTCGGCGATCATCAGCGCGACGGGGGTGTCGGCGTCGATGCAGCGGCGGAGCGCGGCGTCCGCCTGCGCCTCGAACCCGCGGCGGTTGAGCAGGCCCGAGAGATTGTCGGCGTCGGCGGCGCGGCGCAGCTCGGCAATCTGGTCGATCGCGACCGCGACCATCAGGCTGATCGCCGCGGCGATCGACACCATCGCCTGCGTGAACTGGACGGTGGTCCAGTATACCGACTGCTGGAAGCCGACATAATTGTCGAAGCCGCCGGTGAGCGAGAGCAGCACGACGGGGCGAACGATGAGGTTGAGCGCCGAGAAGGCGGCGACCCAGAAGAGGACGCGGTCGATCAGGTGGCGCTTTTCGACGGGCCAGAGCACGACGACGACCATGATCGCGATGATGCCCGCGCCGATACTGATCGTCAGGATGCGCGCGGCGATGCTGGGGTGGCCGAGCAGGAACCAGGTGAAGGCGGCGGTCGCGGCGATCGCGGTGACGCCCATCGCGCGCCAGGGCACGGGGAGCGCGTAGCGCTGGATGATCGCGGCGGCGAAGAAGATGCCGGTCAAAAGGAAGCCGATATTGGCGGGCAGCCGCTGCAGCTCCATCGGCAGCACGGGGCCGACGTCGAGGATCAGGAAGGCGAGGGCGGAGGCGATGTAGGCGGCGGCGGCGTAGGCGACGTAGCGCTCGCGCCGGTTCAGCCACAGCAGGAAAAAGGCGGTGGCGAACAGGAGGCCGATGCCCGGGTTGAGCAGCGAGATGAAAAATTGTCCGTTCACACTACCGCTTTCTGCCCCCGCCCCTGGGTAGCAGCGCCCTGGATAACGAATTGTTACTTTTCGGGGAGTTAAGTCACGGTAACGCGGTCTTATGCGGTACCGCGCACGACGAGATGGACGGGGATGCGGGTGCCGCTGCGCGTGCGTTCGTCATCCTCGAGCGCCATCGCGACAAGCGCCTCGCCGGCGGCGTCGAGGTCGGGTTCGAGCGTCGTGAGCGCGGGGTCGGCGAGCGTGCCGGCGCGGATACCGTCGAAGCCGATCAGGGCGACATCCTCGGGCACGCGGCGTCCGGCGTCCTTCAGCCCCTGCAGCACGCCCAAGGCGAGCATGTCGGAAGCGGCGAAGATCGCATCGGTTTCTGGGTGCGCTTCGAGCAGGGCGTGGACCGCGGCGACGCCCTGCGCATGGCGGTCGGCGGCGGCGGGCGGCTCGGCGACGAAGGGGGTGATGCCGTGGAGGCCAAGCGCCGCGGTGAAGCCGTCGCGGCGTTCGTCGAACTGGCGCTGCGGCGACTGCTGCGGCCCGACGAAGGCGATATGGCGGCGCCCGGTGCTGATGAAATGCTCGGCCGCGAGCTGGCCGCCGATATCATTCTCGCTGCGCATCCAGTGGAAGGGGCTGCCCGGGCTGCCCCAGCAGACGAAGTCGAGTCCCGACGCCTGTGCCTCGGCGAAATATTGCCAGGCTTCGCGGTTGCTGGTCGTGCCGATGACGATCATCGCGTCGGCGAGCCCCGAGGCGACGAAATCGGCGCGGAAATTGTCGGCATTTTCCTGGAAGGAGACGAGCAGGTTGAACCCGCGCGCCGAGGTTGCGGCGGCGATGCTGCCGAGCAGTGCGAAATAGAAGGGGTTGATCGCGCTGCGATCCTCGCCCGGGCGGCAGATGGTGACGAGCGCGATCGTCTCGCTGCTTTTGAGGCGCAGCGACGAGGCGTGGCGGTCGACGACATAGCCGAGTTCGCGCGCCGCGGCGGAGACGCGCGCACGCGTTTCGGCGTTGACGCCGGGACTGTTGCGAAGCGCCCGCGAGACGGTCGATTGCGACACGCCGGCGCGCTCGGCAACGTCGAACGATGTGGGACGCAGCATCTTTCCGTTCACCTCTGGCTTCCTCCCCCTAGCGCCGTCTGTTGCTGCGCCGGGCGGGCTTGTCAATGTCGGCAGGTAGCGTCCACGCTTCGTCATGCCGGACTTGATCCGGCATCCATTCGCGCGCCATTGCTATGGACCCCGGATCAAGTCCGGGGTGACGAAGGTAGATGAAGCAAATTCAAAGGCCGTCGAGCGCGAGCAGCGCGAAGCTCGCGAGCCAGTGCTCGCCCATATAGTCGCCGGTGACGTGGGGGAGTGCGGCGGCGAGATGGCGCTGCGCCGCGGCTTCGGCGACCGGGGCGACGGGGTGCGCCGGCCCCAGCGCCGACACCACCGCGCGCCAGCTCCACGCGCGGCTGAGATTGAGCCCGTCGAGATGCGCGATCTTGCCGTCGCTGCGGTCGGAGACGGTGGCGGGGGTGAAGAGCGTCGCGGGCTGTTCACTGGCGGCGCGGGGCAGGAAGGCGTCGAACCATGTGGGGAAATCGTCGCCGAGGACGACCGCCATCAGATGCGCCTCGGTGAGCGCGGAGGAGAGGAATTCGTCGCCGCCGGGCTCCCACGCCTGACAGTCGCGGTCGTCGCCGAACCAGTCGCGGGCGCGGGTGTCGATCAACGTGACGAGCGCGAGGTCGTGGCTCGCAGCCCAGTGGCGGGCGAGGAGCAGCGCGAAGCCGATGTTGAAATGGGTGCCGACGCGCAGCGGATAGGTGAGCTTGGGCAGGAAGGCGTGAAAGCGCTCGGCGAAGGCGAGCGCGAGCGGTTCGAGCGCGGTCGCCCAGGGGGCATCATGGCGTTCGGTCTCGGCATGGAGCGCGAGCAGCCACGCCCAGCCATAGGGGCGTTCGAACGCGGCCGAATAGGGGCGCGAGAGAAAGGCCAGCTCGCCCGCGACCTTTTCGGGGACGAGCATGTCGTCTGCTCGCGTGCGGATCTCGGCGGCGACGGGGAGGTCGGGGAAGCGCCGCGCGAGGCGGAGGATCTGCCACCAGCCATGAACGCAGCTATGCCAGTCGAAGCTGCCGTGGAAGATCGGGTGATGCTCGCGCGGGGGCTTCGCATCCTCGGGGCCGTTGAGGACGAGGTCCATCTTGTACGGATATTCGCGGCCGAGGTGCGAGAGGGTCGCGGTCGCGAAGCGCGTGGCGTGGTCGGGGGTGAGGTGGGTCATGTCAGAATGCAAAGAGCCAGATGAAGAGGATGTTCACCGCGAGCAAGGGCAGCGCGGTCCCGATCTGCGCCTTGATCACGCCATAGGGATTTTTGAGTTCGAGCAGCGCTGCGGGGACGAGGTTGAAGTTCGCTGCCATCGGGGTCATCAGCGTGCCGCAGAAGCCTGCGAGCATGCCGATCGCCGCGACCACCGCGGGGTCGCCGCCATATTGCTTGATGAGCAAAGGCATGCCGACCGCCGCGAGCATCACCGGGAAAGCCGCGAAGGCGTTGCCCATCACCATGGTGAACAGCGCCATGCCGATCCCGAAGGCGAGCGTTGCGCCGAACAGGCTGCCCTCGGGAATCGTGGTGCCGATGAGATCGCCGACGACTTCGCCGACGCCGGCGAGCGCGAACACGGCGCCGAGGCTGGCGAGCATCTGCGGCAGGATGGCGGCCCAGCCGACGGCGTCGAGCAGGCGGCGCCCCTGCTGGAGCGGAAGCAGAGCGGGAGGTTTCAGGCGCGCCATGCCGACGGCGAGCGCGATCAGCACGCCGAGCGCGAGCGAGATCAAGGTCGCCTGCTTGGGGTCGGCGAGGCCGGGAAGCCATTTGAACAGAAAGGTGCCTGCGAGCGCGACCGCAGGGATGATCAACGCGACGAGGAGCAGGAACGGACCGTGTTTTGCGGCGCGTTCGGCCTGCACCTCGGGGGCGACGTCGCCGCCGGGGGCGCGGCCGATCTGGCCGGTGCCCGCAATCGCGACGAGCGCGAGGACGAGGAGGCCGTTGCCGAAGTCGCCGAGATAATCGCCCGCCAGCATCGAGAGGGCAAGCAGGCCCCAGAAGATGCCGTTGCCAAAGCGTTTGGGGTTGGTGCGGTCGAGGAGGCCGAGGACCGCAAAGAGCGCAAAGGTCAGGCCCGCGAGGACATAGACGAAGCCGAGCGTGATCATGCGCCGGCCCCCTGTTTCATCATTCGCTTTTCGAGGCGGCGGAGGCGGAGGCCGTGGATGATGAAGGCGGCGATAGCGGTCGGGATCGCCCAGAGCGAGAAGTGCAAAGGCTCGATCTGATAGCCATAGCCTTCGAGCACGCCCTTCATCAGCAGGATCGAGCCGATCGCGAGGAAGATATCCTCGCCGAAGAAGAGGCCGATATTGTCGGTCGCGGCCGAAAAGGCTTTCACTTCCTCGCGCTGGTCGTCGGTGAGCGCGTCGTTGCGTGCCTCGGCGGCGGCTTCGGCCATCGGGGCAACAAGCGGGCGGACGGTCTGCGCATGGCCCGCGACCGAGGTGAGGCCGACCGCAGCCATCGCCTGACGGAGCAGGAGGTAGCCGGTGAGCAGACGGCCGAGCGTCGCGCCCTTCATCCGGTCGATCAGGCTGCGCGCATGCTGTTGCAGGCCGTAGGCTTCGAGCAGGCCGATGACCGGCAGGACGATCCAGATGATCGAGACATAGCGCGTGTCGTTGAATGCCTTGCCAAAGGCGGCGATGATCGCGGCGATGTCGAGCCCCGCGGCGAGCCCGGTCGCGAGCGCCGAAGCCATGATGACGAGCAGCGGATTGAAGCGGAGCAGGAAGCCCGCGATGATGATCAGGATGCCGATCAGGACGAGCATGATCGATATCCCTTCATTCCGTCGTCCCCGCGTGGGGTAGACCGCGCTGTCGTCAAATCATCTCTCCCCCGATTTCCCGTAACCGCCGCCGCCGGGTGTCTCGATCACGAAGGCGTCGCCCGCGGCGAGGTCTGCGCTGCCGGTGGCGGCGAGCATTTCAACGGAGCCGTCGGCGCGCTCGACCCAGTTGCGGCCGGGGGCTGCGTCTTCGCCGCCCGCGAGACCGCTGGGGGCGATCTGGCGCCGGTTGGCGAGGATGTTCGCGGCCATCGGCTCGCGGAAGCGGATGCGGCGGGTGGCGCCGTCACCGCCGGTCCATTGGCCCGCGCCGCCCGAGCCTTTGCGGATCGAAAACTCCTCGACGATGACGGGGAAGCGCGTTTCCATCACTTCGGGATCGGTCATGCGGCTGTTGGTCATATGCGTCTGGATCACGGAGGAGCCGTCGAAGCCGGGGCCGGCGCCCGAGCCGCCGGCGATGGTCTCGTAATATTGGTAAGCTTCGTTGCCGAAGGT
Coding sequences within it:
- a CDS encoding DUF2891 domain-containing protein, which encodes MTHLTPDHATRFATATLSHLGREYPYKMDLVLNGPEDAKPPREHHPIFHGSFDWHSCVHGWWQILRLARRFPDLPVAAEIRTRADDMLVPEKVAGELAFLSRPYSAAFERPYGWAWLLALHAETERHDAPWATALEPLALAFAERFHAFLPKLTYPLRVGTHFNIGFALLLARHWAASHDLALVTLIDTRARDWFGDDRDCQAWEPGGDEFLSSALTEAHLMAVVLGDDFPTWFDAFLPRAASEQPATLFTPATVSDRSDGKIAHLDGLNLSRAWSWRAVVSALGPAHPVAPVAEAAAQRHLAAALPHVTGDYMGEHWLASFALLALDGL
- a CDS encoding LacI family DNA-binding transcriptional regulator gives rise to the protein MNGKMLRPTSFDVAERAGVSQSTVSRALRNSPGVNAETRARVSAAARELGYVVDRHASSLRLKSSETIALVTICRPGEDRSAINPFYFALLGSIAAATSARGFNLLVSFQENADNFRADFVASGLADAMIVIGTTSNREAWQYFAEAQASGLDFVCWGSPGSPFHWMRSENDIGGQLAAEHFISTGRRHIAFVGPQQSPQRQFDERRDGFTAALGLHGITPFVAEPPAAADRHAQGVAAVHALLEAHPETDAIFAASDMLALGVLQGLKDAGRRVPEDVALIGFDGIRAGTLADPALTTLEPDLDAAGEALVAMALEDDERTRSGTRIPVHLVVRGTA
- a CDS encoding DUF979 domain-containing protein, which codes for MITLGFVYVLAGLTFALFAVLGLLDRTNPKRFGNGIFWGLLALSMLAGDYLGDFGNGLLVLALVAIAGTGQIGRAPGGDVAPEVQAERAAKHGPFLLLVALIIPAVALAGTFLFKWLPGLADPKQATLISLALGVLIALAVGMARLKPPALLPLQQGRRLLDAVGWAAILPQMLASLGAVFALAGVGEVVGDLIGTTIPEGSLFGATLAFGIGMALFTMVMGNAFAAFPVMLAAVGMPLLIKQYGGDPAVVAAIGMLAGFCGTLMTPMAANFNLVPAALLELKNPYGVIKAQIGTALPLLAVNILFIWLFAF
- a CDS encoding DUF969 domain-containing protein; translated protein: MLVLIGILIIIAGFLLRFNPLLVIMASALATGLAAGLDIAAIIAAFGKAFNDTRYVSIIWIVLPVIGLLEAYGLQQHARSLIDRMKGATLGRLLTGYLLLRQAMAAVGLTSVAGHAQTVRPLVAPMAEAAAEARNDALTDDQREEVKAFSAATDNIGLFFGEDIFLAIGSILLMKGVLEGYGYQIEPLHFSLWAIPTAIAAFIIHGLRLRRLEKRMMKQGAGA